A single Crateriforma conspicua DNA region contains:
- the proB gene encoding glutamate 5-kinase, which yields MDKPSQDPSSNADTPDFAVREIPGTEQLLRQAVVENAEAVVVKVGTRVLTRPDGTLDIQRVQRLSSQLCRIADSGRHTIMVSSGAVGAGVAKLKLPGRPKSLGPLQAVAAIGQTDLIRAYEQSFATHGRHAAQVLLTRNDLRRRSGYLHVRNALLGIHDLGAIAIVNENDSVAVAELRTTFGDNDRLAAHVAGLLESALLIILSDIEGLYDGHPDEPDSHPIGLIRRLDDDVLGLASDNTNTVSKGGMRSKLKAAQIAVSHGHPTIIGPGRQDDVLDQIMAGNPVGTLFMPKEKTIRGRRRWIGVAASVIGEISIDAGAARALSERGSSLLAIGITGVKGNFPRGSVVRVVGPDGRTVGRGLSNYRSSEITKIKGHNSDQIGDLLGHRPYECVIHRDNLVVDVVED from the coding sequence ATGGACAAGCCTAGCCAAGACCCGTCATCGAACGCTGATACGCCCGATTTTGCCGTCCGCGAAATCCCGGGGACCGAACAACTTTTGCGACAAGCGGTCGTCGAAAACGCCGAAGCGGTTGTCGTCAAAGTCGGCACCCGCGTGCTGACCCGTCCCGACGGTACGTTGGACATCCAGCGGGTCCAGCGGCTTTCGTCCCAACTGTGCCGCATCGCCGATTCGGGTCGTCACACGATCATGGTCAGCAGTGGGGCCGTCGGCGCCGGTGTCGCCAAGCTGAAGCTTCCCGGCCGCCCCAAGTCTCTGGGTCCTTTGCAGGCCGTCGCTGCGATTGGCCAGACCGATTTGATCCGTGCTTACGAACAGTCGTTCGCCACCCACGGACGCCATGCGGCACAGGTGCTGTTGACCCGGAACGATCTACGTCGCCGCAGCGGTTACCTGCACGTACGCAATGCGCTGCTTGGCATTCACGATCTTGGGGCGATCGCGATTGTCAATGAAAACGATTCGGTCGCTGTTGCCGAACTGCGAACGACTTTTGGCGACAACGATCGCTTGGCCGCCCACGTCGCGGGCCTGTTGGAATCCGCGCTGCTGATCATCCTGTCGGACATCGAAGGGCTGTATGACGGTCACCCCGATGAACCCGACAGCCATCCGATCGGTTTGATTCGTCGCCTGGACGACGATGTATTGGGCCTGGCATCGGACAACACCAACACCGTCAGCAAAGGCGGCATGCGTTCCAAACTGAAAGCCGCGCAGATCGCCGTTTCCCACGGCCACCCGACCATCATCGGCCCCGGTCGCCAAGACGACGTGTTGGATCAGATCATGGCGGGCAATCCGGTGGGCACACTGTTCATGCCCAAGGAGAAAACGATTCGCGGCCGGCGTCGCTGGATCGGCGTGGCAGCCAGCGTGATCGGCGAAATCAGCATCGATGCAGGAGCCGCCCGCGCCCTGTCCGAACGCGGCAGCAGCCTGTTGGCGATCGGCATCACCGGGGTCAAAGGCAATTTCCCACGCGGCAGCGTCGTGCGAGTCGTGGGCCCCGACGGTCGAACGGTCGGACGTGGGCTTAGCAATTACCGCAGCAGCGAGATCACCAAGATCAAAGGACACAACAGCGACCAGATCGGCGATCTGTTGGGCCACCGTCCCTACGAATGCGTGATCCATCGCGACAACCTGGTCGTCGATGTCGTCGAAGACTGA
- a CDS encoding IRE (iron responsive element), whose amino-acid sequence MNLKSAFGRKILYLGVLVVMLVPLFLLGQPATGKGDRAGQLAEMRERFNIAESDLGEISPASETMKLASLGMRGVASTLLWNKAHDFSVRHEWDRLKATLNNIALLQPHFDRVWEFQAWNLAYNVSSEFDDYRQRYNMVGEGTDYLTRGVKQNRHASRLVWYTGWFYGQKLGMSDERKQFRELFADDEVWHEELLGEGIAVDSPEARGPMGKPDNWLVGRLWLNRGYDLVDSGVKIRRQTPINFYETGPKWRFKHAEAIEKEGVLDERAQNAWELASEDWGVLGNRSIPVTAPFTIKLDRIDELKRQRDEKDEQFIELVGDTTQTVRDELIAKLSETERELLNRPLSEMNGDEFNLRRGAEFKTKPARADVARRTDPDVRLRAIRLAGEIDDLEARINKTEGYRKQINYQYWKTLAIAEQEERTVRARRLVYEAEKANADAELDKAIELYEESFAIWADIFDDYPILIIDDTAEDLRDSIRRYAIAIDSQEFDEDFPLKTFVEMMDEDGYMDPDLYEKVRETQASKLEERQKEKEAEEKRLAEEAAKLEAAEKAKQQEEAESEETDSGSESDSSGSEEMNQDEASEAPESEAAESDEPESSENETEETDAADESSN is encoded by the coding sequence ATGAATTTGAAATCGGCATTCGGACGCAAAATTTTGTATCTGGGCGTCTTGGTCGTCATGTTGGTGCCGCTGTTCCTGTTGGGACAGCCGGCGACCGGCAAAGGTGACCGAGCCGGCCAACTGGCGGAAATGCGCGAGCGGTTCAACATCGCCGAAAGCGATCTTGGTGAAATCAGTCCTGCCAGTGAAACGATGAAGCTGGCTTCGCTGGGGATGCGTGGCGTTGCATCGACGTTGCTTTGGAATAAGGCGCATGACTTCAGTGTTCGCCATGAATGGGACCGCCTGAAAGCGACGCTGAACAACATCGCGCTTCTGCAGCCTCACTTTGACCGCGTTTGGGAATTCCAAGCCTGGAACCTGGCCTACAACGTTTCCAGCGAATTCGACGATTACCGCCAGCGTTACAACATGGTTGGTGAGGGCACCGATTATCTGACCCGCGGCGTCAAGCAGAATCGTCATGCATCGCGATTGGTCTGGTACACCGGATGGTTTTACGGCCAGAAGCTGGGCATGAGCGACGAGCGGAAGCAATTCCGTGAATTGTTCGCCGACGACGAAGTCTGGCACGAAGAACTGCTGGGCGAAGGCATTGCGGTGGATAGCCCCGAAGCCCGCGGGCCGATGGGCAAACCGGACAACTGGTTGGTCGGTCGGCTGTGGTTGAATCGTGGCTATGACCTGGTGGATTCCGGCGTCAAGATTCGTCGCCAAACGCCGATCAACTTCTACGAAACCGGTCCCAAGTGGCGGTTCAAGCACGCCGAGGCTATCGAGAAAGAGGGCGTGCTGGATGAACGAGCCCAGAACGCGTGGGAACTTGCATCGGAGGACTGGGGTGTCTTGGGCAACCGCAGCATTCCGGTCACCGCGCCGTTCACGATCAAGCTCGATCGCATCGACGAACTGAAGCGTCAACGCGACGAAAAAGATGAACAGTTCATCGAATTGGTCGGCGACACCACACAGACGGTTCGCGATGAACTGATAGCGAAACTTTCGGAAACCGAACGTGAGTTGTTGAATCGACCGCTGAGCGAGATGAACGGCGACGAATTCAATCTCCGTCGCGGGGCCGAGTTCAAGACCAAGCCGGCGCGGGCCGATGTCGCACGACGTACCGATCCGGATGTCCGATTGCGGGCCATTCGCTTGGCCGGCGAAATTGACGATCTGGAAGCCCGAATCAATAAGACCGAAGGCTATCGGAAGCAGATCAATTACCAGTACTGGAAAACACTGGCCATCGCCGAGCAGGAAGAACGAACCGTGCGTGCACGGCGGTTGGTTTACGAAGCGGAAAAAGCCAACGCGGACGCCGAACTGGACAAAGCGATCGAACTGTACGAAGAATCGTTCGCAATTTGGGCCGATATCTTCGACGACTATCCGATTCTGATCATCGACGACACCGCCGAAGATCTGCGTGATTCGATTCGTCGCTATGCCATCGCGATTGACAGCCAGGAATTCGACGAGGATTTCCCGCTGAAGACCTTCGTCGAAATGATGGACGAAGACGGCTACATGGATCCGGACTTGTATGAAAAAGTCCGTGAGACTCAGGCGTCCAAGTTGGAAGAACGCCAAAAGGAAAAGGAAGCCGAAGAGAAGCGGTTGGCTGAGGAAGCCGCCAAATTGGAAGCCGCCGAGAAGGCCAAGCAGCAGGAAGAAGCCGAATCCGAAGAGACCGATTCTGGATCAGAAAGCGATTCGTCCGGTTCCGAAGAGATGAACCAGGACGAAGCGTCTGAGGCGCCAGAGTCGGAAGCCGCTGAATCGGACGAACCAGAATCGTCTGAAAACGAAACGGAAGAAACCGACGCCGCGGACGAATCGTCGAACTGA
- a CDS encoding amidophosphoribosyltransferase codes for MAELNHECGVAAIYHLSGRGRSPMCTEHGPRQISRVLPRMLLDIQNRGQLAAGMATYDPDRPSLLQIRKDVGTVTEVFRLNHREKTEALMKQLAGRAAIGHTRYATCGQDDREYAQPFERVHIHKRKWFSFCFNGQLSNYGLLKERLLANGDHHLRLDTDTEIIMHEFGRILSRSTGPVDWVSVLREACGGFDGAYSLAILTAEGEMIVARDPLGIKPMCYVHEGPLVAAASESVALLNLGFENDQIKSLPPGHAILVDPEQGVRIESFMPSEKTAHCFFEWIYFANVASTLDDRSVYLSRTSLGKELAMAEREFNKVDLNPEDTIIVPVPDTSKAAADSMAFELSIPSREGLIRNRYAGRTFIEGGNRKAKAATKYTPLREVLQDKRVILVEDSIVRSTTMNVLLDRIRDVGGAREIHVRVACPPIIAPCFYGIDMSTVDQLIAPKYFEAGEDLSDEAQQRLADDLGADTLRYLPVEAISRAIGMRSDQLCRACVTGQYPTSCGQHLYQIALDNRGASVDQQRTYEQLAAAIEAG; via the coding sequence ATGGCCGAACTGAATCACGAGTGCGGTGTCGCGGCGATATACCATCTGTCCGGCCGTGGTCGCAGCCCGATGTGCACCGAGCACGGCCCGCGACAAATCTCCCGCGTGCTGCCCCGAATGTTGCTGGACATTCAAAACCGGGGGCAACTGGCCGCCGGAATGGCCACCTATGATCCGGACCGACCTTCGCTGTTGCAGATCCGCAAAGATGTGGGGACGGTGACCGAGGTGTTTCGGCTGAATCATCGGGAAAAGACCGAAGCGTTGATGAAGCAGCTGGCCGGTCGGGCCGCGATCGGTCACACGCGATACGCGACGTGTGGGCAAGATGATCGCGAGTACGCCCAGCCGTTTGAGCGCGTCCACATCCACAAGCGAAAGTGGTTCTCGTTCTGTTTCAACGGTCAACTGTCCAACTACGGCCTGTTGAAGGAACGTTTGCTGGCCAACGGCGATCACCATCTGCGGTTGGACACCGACACCGAAATCATCATGCATGAATTCGGCCGGATCCTATCCCGCAGTACCGGTCCGGTTGACTGGGTCAGTGTTCTGCGCGAGGCCTGCGGCGGGTTCGACGGTGCGTACAGTTTGGCAATCCTGACCGCCGAAGGCGAAATGATCGTCGCCCGCGATCCGCTGGGCATCAAGCCGATGTGCTACGTGCACGAAGGTCCATTGGTGGCCGCGGCCAGCGAAAGCGTCGCTCTATTGAATTTGGGATTTGAAAACGACCAGATCAAATCGCTGCCGCCCGGACACGCCATCCTGGTCGATCCGGAACAAGGCGTGCGAATCGAATCGTTCATGCCATCGGAAAAGACCGCGCACTGTTTCTTTGAATGGATCTATTTCGCCAACGTTGCCAGCACCCTGGATGACCGCAGCGTCTATCTGAGCCGGACCAGCTTGGGCAAAGAACTGGCGATGGCCGAGCGGGAATTCAATAAGGTCGATCTGAATCCCGAAGACACGATCATTGTTCCGGTTCCCGACACCAGCAAAGCCGCCGCCGATTCGATGGCTTTCGAGTTGTCGATCCCGTCCCGCGAAGGTTTGATCCGAAACCGCTATGCCGGTCGCACGTTTATCGAAGGCGGCAATCGCAAAGCCAAGGCGGCCACCAAATACACTCCGCTGCGTGAAGTCCTGCAGGACAAACGTGTGATCCTGGTGGAAGATTCGATCGTCCGCAGCACGACCATGAACGTCTTGTTGGATCGTATCCGTGACGTCGGTGGGGCTCGTGAAATTCACGTCCGTGTCGCCTGTCCGCCGATCATCGCACCGTGCTTTTACGGCATCGATATGTCGACGGTCGATCAGCTGATCGCGCCGAAATATTTCGAAGCGGGTGAAGATCTCAGCGATGAAGCGCAGCAGCGTTTGGCCGACGATCTGGGGGCGGACACCTTGCGATATTTGCCCGTCGAAGCGATCAGTCGCGCGATCGGTATGCGAAGCGATCAGTTGTGCCGTGCTTGTGTGACCGGCCAGTATCCGACGTCGTGTGGCCAGCATCTGTATCAGATTGCGTTGGACAATCGCGGGGCTTCGGTCGATCAGCAGCGGACCTACGAGCAGTTGGCCGCAGCGATCGAAGCAGGGTGA
- the rpsD gene encoding 30S ribosomal protein S4, whose product MARYTGPKARVNRRLGTLIYETAGAARALDRRDSPPGMHVRGRRPSNYGAALMEKQKIKHYYGLGERQLRRYFENVSRKVGNTGELLLLMCERRLDNVVRRVGFTKTRPQARQGITHGHFRVNGVKVTKPGYMLRPGDIVEVRNRENLKNLYRGVIANASPDALDWVTFDSENLTATILGLPGASDISLPVDANSVVEFLSR is encoded by the coding sequence ATGGCACGCTATACCGGACCCAAAGCCCGCGTGAACCGACGCCTGGGCACCCTGATTTACGAAACCGCCGGCGCCGCTCGTGCGTTGGACCGCCGTGATTCGCCGCCGGGGATGCACGTCCGCGGTCGCCGCCCCAGCAACTACGGTGCGGCATTGATGGAAAAGCAAAAGATCAAGCACTATTACGGCTTGGGCGAACGTCAGCTGCGACGCTATTTCGAAAATGTCAGCCGCAAGGTCGGCAACACGGGCGAACTGTTGTTGTTGATGTGCGAACGTCGGTTGGACAACGTGGTTCGACGCGTCGGATTCACCAAGACTCGCCCGCAAGCACGCCAAGGCATCACCCACGGCCATTTCCGTGTCAACGGTGTCAAAGTCACCAAGCCCGGTTACATGCTTCGCCCCGGTGACATCGTCGAAGTCCGCAACCGTGAAAACTTGAAGAACCTGTATCGTGGCGTCATCGCCAATGCGTCTCCCGACGCGTTGGACTGGGTGACCTTCGATAGCGAAAACCTGACCGCGACCATTTTGGGTCTGCCCGGCGCAAGCGACATCAGCCTGCCGGTGGACGCGAACAGCGTGGTCGAATTCCTGTCTCGCTAG
- a CDS encoding MFS transporter, with amino-acid sequence MSFRSIAGSPLWRLWSLVIAGEAIFVLPFVLPRLFRPVMLAQWGISNTDLGLAFSAYGIVAAVAYFAGGPLADRFGPRVMMTLALLSTAACGLALWGQPSATRLLWTYAAFGVTTILLFWAPMIRATHDLARTQTQGRAFGILDAGRGLFAALLASLFSFVFASLVDDGGEADAFQAILLLAILSVAASGAMIWLGLKRPANDASDTANLGQDADAPGQSINVQAIGRVLRRRSVWLQGWIVLCAYCGYKSIDNYGIYVVDAYGASSSRAAWVTTLAFWARPIAALSAGLVADRAGRMGWLAVLFAVVAVGNGWLAIDHRPTNGPAALTLSATPVLLTLLACTAAAIYGLRGVYFAVFDDLKIPPTLVGTAAGLVSLVGFLPDIFFGPVTGWVIDRHPGITGHRMVFAGIAVMSVMGVAASLWQRRDVSDAANPLDQTSA; translated from the coding sequence TTGTCTTTCAGATCAATCGCCGGTTCGCCCCTGTGGCGTCTGTGGTCCCTGGTGATCGCCGGCGAAGCCATCTTTGTGCTGCCGTTCGTGCTGCCTCGTCTTTTTCGGCCGGTGATGCTGGCCCAGTGGGGTATCTCCAATACCGATCTGGGCTTGGCGTTTTCCGCTTATGGGATCGTCGCCGCGGTGGCCTATTTTGCCGGCGGTCCGCTGGCCGATCGATTCGGCCCTCGCGTCATGATGACGTTGGCACTGCTATCAACCGCGGCATGCGGGTTGGCGTTGTGGGGACAGCCCAGCGCCACGCGTTTGCTTTGGACGTATGCCGCATTTGGCGTCACCACCATCTTGCTGTTTTGGGCTCCGATGATTCGGGCCACTCATGACCTGGCACGCACACAAACCCAGGGCAGGGCGTTCGGAATCCTGGACGCCGGACGCGGCCTATTTGCAGCACTGCTTGCCAGTCTGTTTAGTTTCGTTTTCGCTAGCCTAGTCGATGACGGTGGCGAAGCAGACGCGTTTCAAGCAATCCTGCTGTTGGCAATCCTGTCGGTCGCCGCCTCCGGTGCAATGATTTGGCTCGGCCTGAAACGGCCAGCAAACGATGCGTCGGACACGGCGAACCTTGGACAGGACGCCGACGCCCCCGGCCAAAGCATCAACGTCCAGGCGATCGGTCGGGTCCTGCGCCGGCGATCCGTCTGGCTGCAAGGCTGGATCGTGCTGTGCGCCTACTGCGGCTACAAGAGCATCGATAACTATGGCATCTACGTGGTCGACGCTTACGGCGCATCTTCGTCGCGCGCCGCGTGGGTCACAACGCTGGCATTTTGGGCCAGACCGATCGCCGCGTTGTCGGCCGGACTGGTGGCGGATCGCGCCGGACGCATGGGATGGCTTGCGGTGCTGTTCGCCGTAGTCGCGGTGGGCAACGGTTGGCTGGCCATCGATCATCGACCGACAAACGGACCGGCCGCGCTCACCCTGTCGGCCACCCCAGTCTTGTTGACCTTGCTGGCCTGCACCGCGGCCGCGATCTATGGTCTGCGCGGCGTTTACTTTGCCGTCTTTGATGATTTAAAGATTCCACCGACCTTGGTCGGCACTGCGGCAGGCCTGGTGTCGCTGGTCGGATTCCTGCCGGACATCTTTTTTGGTCCCGTGACCGGATGGGTCATCGACCGACATCCGGGGATCACAGGCCACCGAATGGTGTTTGCCGGGATTGCCGTCATGTCGGTTATGGGCGTCGCCGCATCGCTTTGGCAACGCCGTGACGTTTCAGACGCCGCGAATCCACTGGACCAAACATCCGCCTAA
- a CDS encoding ABC transporter permease, translated as MNLQPEDFWSFYEWLIRPDAFLESALLQGAVLIVLAIVLGLLVGYIISAARYGPSEGFYAVARGVRDLVRFDLPGTSPRRVIALARLAFKEAIRRKVLFVIGLFVVGLLLAGWFLDPNSSDPARLYISFVLTGTNYLVLALALFISAFSLPSDIESRRIYTIVTKPVRATEIVLGRMLGFIGVGTMILVPMGLVSYVFVKRGLRHTHLEVADVRQIDDQFEGETDFVRSHKHSFTLDADGRGLTDVVRGHRHVVTRDEDGQFVIGPPTGDLRARIPHYGEVVFFDRRGEEKEIGLNVGDESLPGGYGSSGISRVIGMSQGPKKLEHGYIEGGTLCAAVFTFDDVTPERFPDGIPLDLTIRAFRTHKGDIESTLRASLSLKHPTKEIETNPIVFEVNEYEVDERLMPLTMEGSDGDETRELSLFDDLVDDEGRIKVVIRCVDRGQYLGVTKSSVYLRPGESSFEWNLAKAYISIWLQMTMVIAFGVMFSTFLSGPVAMIATAVCVLLGFSAEQIYDTRHYIDSGVNRGGGPIEAMVRMLRQDSVTTELDVDVLANKVIKAADAAIVYSLDAIATALPNLPKMVSTAEYAASGFDIFNALLARHAAATFGYCLLAFLVSYFFLKSREIAA; from the coding sequence CAGCCAGAAGATTTTTGGTCCTTCTATGAATGGCTGATCCGCCCGGACGCATTCTTGGAAAGTGCCTTGTTGCAAGGTGCGGTTCTGATCGTCTTGGCGATCGTTTTGGGGTTGTTGGTCGGATACATCATCAGCGCCGCACGCTATGGACCGTCCGAAGGTTTCTATGCCGTCGCGCGTGGTGTTCGTGATTTGGTGCGGTTCGACTTGCCCGGTACGTCGCCGCGTCGTGTCATCGCGTTGGCACGTTTGGCGTTTAAGGAAGCCATTCGCCGCAAAGTCCTGTTTGTGATCGGGCTGTTCGTCGTCGGTCTGTTGTTGGCCGGCTGGTTCTTGGACCCCAACAGCAGTGATCCCGCCCGGCTGTACATCAGCTTTGTTTTGACCGGTACGAATTACCTGGTCTTGGCTTTGGCGTTGTTCATCAGCGCCTTCAGTTTGCCATCGGATATCGAAAGCCGCCGGATCTACACGATCGTCACCAAGCCCGTTCGGGCGACCGAGATCGTGCTCGGACGGATGTTGGGTTTCATCGGCGTGGGCACGATGATTTTGGTTCCGATGGGGCTGGTCAGTTACGTCTTTGTGAAGCGTGGTTTGCGTCACACCCACTTGGAAGTCGCCGATGTGCGTCAGATCGACGATCAATTCGAAGGCGAAACTGACTTTGTGCGTTCACACAAACACAGCTTCACGTTGGACGCCGATGGTCGTGGTTTGACCGATGTGGTGCGTGGGCACCGTCACGTGGTGACTCGGGACGAAGATGGCCAGTTCGTGATCGGGCCGCCGACCGGTGATCTGCGGGCTCGCATTCCCCATTACGGCGAAGTCGTCTTCTTTGACCGTCGCGGTGAAGAAAAGGAAATCGGTCTGAACGTCGGCGACGAATCGTTGCCCGGTGGCTACGGCAGCAGCGGCATCAGTCGTGTGATCGGCATGTCACAAGGCCCCAAGAAGCTGGAGCATGGCTACATCGAAGGCGGAACATTGTGCGCCGCCGTTTTCACGTTTGATGATGTCACACCGGAACGTTTCCCCGACGGTATCCCACTGGACCTGACCATCCGCGCCTTTCGGACACACAAAGGGGATATCGAATCAACCCTGCGGGCGTCGTTGTCGCTGAAGCACCCCACGAAAGAGATCGAAACCAATCCGATCGTCTTCGAGGTCAACGAGTATGAAGTCGACGAGCGTCTGATGCCGTTGACGATGGAAGGTAGCGACGGCGATGAAACCCGGGAACTGAGCCTTTTCGACGACCTCGTGGACGACGAAGGCCGTATCAAGGTTGTCATTCGTTGTGTCGACCGCGGCCAGTATCTGGGCGTGACCAAGAGCAGTGTCTATCTGCGTCCCGGCGAAAGTTCGTTCGAATGGAACTTGGCCAAAGCTTACATCTCGATCTGGTTGCAGATGACGATGGTCATCGCGTTCGGTGTGATGTTCAGCACGTTCCTCAGCGGACCGGTCGCCATGATCGCCACCGCCGTTTGTGTTCTGTTGGGCTTTTCGGCCGAACAGATTTATGACACGCGGCATTACATCGATTCGGGAGTCAACCGCGGTGGCGGTCCGATCGAAGCGATGGTCCGGATGCTGCGACAGGATTCGGTGACGACAGAACTGGACGTCGATGTTTTGGCCAACAAGGTGATCAAAGCCGCGGACGCGGCGATCGTCTATTCGCTGGATGCGATCGCAACGGCGCTGCCCAACCTGCCCAAAATGGTCAGCACGGCGGAATACGCGGCATCGGGCTTCGACATTTTCAATGCATTGCTGGCGCGGCACGCCGCGGCGACTTTTGGTTACTGCCTGCTAGCGTTTCTTGTCAGTTACTTCTTTTTGAAATCGCGTGAGATCGCGGCATGA
- a CDS encoding DUF2141 domain-containing protein, with protein MKARIFTSGPVTGGMTQHQDTNDAKVSVETADSSSTTSPWNGGWDSGAAGFAAEPAASLWQENNGNFLVMFAVGIFFLGSGVLACRQLRFVPPRFPDGRAIQPPEDSLIPIPETGAESVDDLGTTGDEADVDSDGLVGAIQPVIQTSLQRPMPAAVSKAKSTKVSSGASSYRIIARGAAADRGNMMLAVYDSPDGFNDPASAIYRDKVQVRDGGATFQLPAAKLPRRFAVAVYHDENADSRLNRNLWGIPTERYGFSNDARSLTGPPSFDQAVVQKSDHSDRLVIAVR; from the coding sequence ATGAAGGCACGAATTTTCACCTCAGGACCGGTTACAGGTGGTATGACCCAGCATCAAGACACAAACGATGCGAAAGTTTCAGTCGAGACGGCTGATTCGTCCTCCACGACCAGCCCTTGGAATGGCGGCTGGGACAGTGGAGCGGCGGGATTTGCCGCGGAGCCGGCGGCTTCGCTGTGGCAGGAAAACAACGGCAATTTCCTGGTGATGTTCGCTGTCGGTATCTTCTTTCTTGGATCCGGAGTGCTGGCCTGTCGCCAATTGCGTTTCGTCCCCCCCCGTTTTCCCGACGGACGAGCGATCCAGCCACCGGAGGATTCACTGATCCCGATTCCTGAAACCGGCGCCGAATCGGTCGATGACTTGGGCACCACCGGCGACGAAGCCGATGTGGACTCCGATGGGCTTGTCGGGGCGATTCAGCCGGTGATCCAAACGTCGCTCCAGAGACCAATGCCCGCCGCAGTGTCCAAGGCGAAGTCGACCAAGGTGTCATCGGGGGCTTCGTCCTACCGCATCATTGCTCGCGGAGCGGCGGCCGATCGCGGCAACATGATGCTGGCCGTTTACGATTCACCCGATGGTTTTAATGATCCTGCATCCGCGATTTATCGCGACAAAGTGCAGGTTCGCGATGGCGGGGCGACGTTTCAGTTGCCAGCGGCCAAGCTACCCCGCCGCTTCGCCGTGGCCGTTTACCATGACGAAAACGCCGACAGCCGTTTGAACCGAAACCTGTGGGGCATTCCGACCGAACGCTATGGGTTTTCCAATGACGCCCGTTCGCTGACGGGGCCTCCGTCGTTTGACCAAGCGGTCGTGCAGAAGTCAGATCATTCCGATCGGTTGGTGATAGCGGTTCGCTGA
- the lpdA gene encoding dihydrolipoyl dehydrogenase — protein sequence MHAPVVVLGGGPGGYAAAFLAADEGLDVTIVEAEPRLGGTCLLRGCIPSKALLHVAKVIKEVDELREDWGVVYDEKPKIDIDVVRGRKDKVIDTLTSGLGGLAKRRNVTVIRARGSFIDSNTMKLEGDDESIPEGGQLTFDHCILATGSVPAMPGAFNIGSDRVMDSTGALELKDVPETMLIVGGGYIGLEMATVYAHLGSKVTVVELAERLLAGADQDLVKPLVKQINSMCEGRVLLHTKVGSMAEVDDKIEVTFEGPQHFGNERFDRVLVSIGRRPVTQGLGLENTKVEVNERGFVVCDRSQRTADPSILAIGDVAGDPMLAHKATHEGRVAAEVLAGKNVAFDKFAIPAVVFTDPEIAWAGITVEEAKAQGRKVDVEVYPWAASGRAQALGTTDGLTKWIIDPETHRVIGCGIVGSGAGELIAEAVLAIEMGCEVHDITDAIHPHPTLSETLMNAGEIHFGTATEIYKPKRRPSSASAG from the coding sequence ATGCACGCTCCTGTTGTCGTTCTCGGTGGTGGCCCCGGCGGATACGCGGCCGCGTTTTTGGCAGCCGACGAAGGTTTGGACGTCACCATCGTCGAAGCCGAACCACGCCTGGGTGGCACCTGCCTGCTGCGTGGCTGTATCCCCAGTAAAGCTCTGCTGCACGTCGCCAAAGTCATCAAAGAAGTCGATGAATTGCGAGAAGATTGGGGGGTCGTCTATGACGAAAAACCGAAAATCGACATCGACGTCGTGCGTGGACGTAAAGACAAAGTGATCGACACGCTGACGTCCGGCTTGGGTGGTCTGGCCAAGCGACGCAACGTGACGGTCATCCGCGCTCGTGGATCGTTCATCGATTCCAACACGATGAAACTGGAAGGGGACGACGAATCGATCCCCGAAGGCGGCCAACTGACATTTGACCACTGCATCCTGGCCACCGGCAGCGTGCCGGCCATGCCCGGCGCGTTCAACATCGGCAGCGACCGCGTGATGGACAGCACCGGTGCGTTGGAACTGAAAGACGTTCCGGAAACAATGTTGATCGTCGGCGGCGGCTACATCGGTCTGGAAATGGCCACCGTTTACGCCCACCTGGGCAGCAAAGTCACCGTCGTCGAATTGGCCGAACGCCTGTTGGCCGGTGCCGACCAAGACTTAGTCAAACCGCTGGTCAAACAGATCAACTCGATGTGCGAGGGCCGCGTGCTGCTGCACACCAAAGTCGGATCGATGGCCGAAGTCGATGACAAAATCGAAGTCACGTTCGAAGGCCCACAGCATTTCGGCAACGAGCGTTTTGACCGCGTCTTGGTCAGCATCGGTCGTCGACCGGTCACCCAAGGCCTGGGCCTGGAAAACACCAAGGTCGAAGTCAATGAACGCGGTTTTGTCGTCTGCGATCGTTCGCAACGAACGGCCGACCCGTCGATCCTGGCCATCGGCGATGTCGCCGGTGATCCGATGCTGGCTCACAAGGCGACCCATGAAGGCCGTGTCGCCGCGGAAGTCTTGGCCGGCAAGAACGTCGCGTTTGACAAGTTCGCGATCCCCGCGGTGGTCTTCACTGATCCGGAAATTGCCTGGGCGGGTATCACCGTCGAAGAAGCCAAGGCCCAGGGCCGAAAGGTGGATGTGGAAGTTTATCCATGGGCGGCCAGTGGACGCGCTCAGGCCCTGGGGACCACCGACGGTTTGACCAAGTGGATCATTGACCCGGAAACGCACCGCGTGATCGGTTGCGGCATCGTCGGCAGTGGTGCCGGCGAACTGATCGCCGAAGCCGTGCTGGCAATCGAAATGGGTTGCGAAGTCCACGACATCACCGATGCGATTCACCCCCACCCGACACTGTCGGAAACGTTGATGAACGCCGGTGAGATCCACTTCGGAACCGCGACGGAAATCTATAAGCCGAAACGGCGTCCTTCGTCCGCATCGGCTGGCTGA